Proteins from a genomic interval of Desulfovibrio piger:
- a CDS encoding phage protease, producing MQDNNHASAVATQEATDEDSNVLHGRTAHKNAVAIRKPAGAGNGYRAIHIFRPGRHTSMQGATIDFGESDLIATANAYDPARHEAPLVIGHPRADAPAWGWVGGLTADGGGLFAAPRQLDPAFAEMVRAGRFKKVSASFYTPDSPHNPVPGVYYLRHVGFLGAQPPAVKGLAPVNFAEGDTDEGCVSFDFAESPGLLRWLADLFRGLREYVVEKDGAETADRAIPSYAVSGLQEMAAASAAQAAEIPAFAENLPPKKEHTMQKQETPPVENADFAETKARADELERKVAYLTGIARKERASRVVDKALADGRLTPAQSVGLADFMAGLDEEGTFDFAEDGGKTTSMSPAAFMAAFLERLPRQVDFSEAAPGGEEAPDTSSNDIAQRALAYCEEMRTKGVTVSITDAVAHVSK from the coding sequence ATGCAGGACAACAATCATGCTTCAGCCGTTGCGACGCAGGAAGCTACGGATGAAGACAGCAACGTGTTACATGGCAGGACAGCCCACAAAAACGCTGTCGCTATCCGTAAGCCCGCTGGTGCGGGCAACGGCTACCGCGCCATCCATATTTTTCGCCCCGGCAGACATACGTCCATGCAGGGGGCAACCATCGACTTTGGCGAGAGCGACCTGATCGCCACGGCCAACGCCTACGACCCGGCACGGCACGAAGCGCCGCTGGTCATCGGGCATCCCCGGGCCGACGCCCCGGCCTGGGGATGGGTAGGCGGTCTTACGGCGGACGGGGGCGGCCTTTTTGCCGCCCCCCGCCAGCTGGACCCGGCCTTCGCGGAGATGGTGCGGGCCGGGCGCTTCAAAAAAGTCTCGGCCAGCTTTTACACGCCCGACAGTCCCCACAATCCCGTTCCCGGCGTCTATTACCTGCGCCATGTGGGTTTTCTGGGCGCCCAGCCCCCGGCGGTGAAGGGCCTTGCCCCGGTGAACTTTGCCGAGGGCGACACGGACGAGGGCTGCGTCAGCTTCGACTTCGCGGAATCGCCGGGCCTGCTGCGCTGGCTGGCGGATCTGTTCCGGGGTCTGCGCGAATACGTCGTTGAAAAAGACGGCGCGGAGACCGCGGACAGGGCCATCCCCTCGTATGCCGTGAGCGGCCTTCAGGAAATGGCCGCGGCATCCGCGGCCCAGGCGGCCGAGATCCCCGCTTTTGCGGAAAACCTTCCCCCCAAAAAGGAGCACACCATGCAGAAACAGGAAACGCCCCCGGTGGAAAATGCCGACTTCGCCGAGACCAAGGCCCGTGCCGACGAGCTGGAACGCAAGGTGGCCTATCTGACCGGCATCGCCCGCAAGGAGCGCGCCAGCCGTGTGGTGGACAAGGCCCTGGCCGACGGCCGCCTGACGCCCGCCCAGAGCGTGGGCCTTGCGGACTTCATGGCCGGCCTGGACGAAGAAGGAACTTTCGACTTCGCCGAAGACGGCGGCAAGACCACCAGCATGAGCCCGGCCGCTTTTATGGCCGCGTTCCTGGAGCGCCTGCCCAGACAGGTGGATTTCAGCGAAGCCGCGCCCGGCGGCGAAGAAGCCCCGGATACCTCGTCCAATGACATTGCCCAGCGCGCCCTTGCCTATTGCGAGGAGATGCGCACCAAGGGCGTCACGGTAAGCATCACCGACGCCGTGGCGCATGTGAGCAAATAG
- a CDS encoding DUF2635 domain-containing protein → MCKRITPRTGLVVRRPDTGEILPPDGAVIPLGPHRAYWLRRRKDGDVSITDPATPESEEVD, encoded by the coding sequence ATGTGTAAGCGCATCACCCCGCGTACGGGGCTGGTGGTACGGCGTCCCGATACGGGCGAGATCCTGCCGCCCGACGGGGCCGTGATCCCCTTGGGGCCGCACCGTGCCTACTGGCTGCGCCGCCGGAAGGACGGCGATGTGAGCATCACGGACCCGGCAACCCCTGAGAGCGAGGAGGTGGACTAA
- a CDS encoding phage tail tube protein, with translation MPQITGKAVIRVDGEEWRTEDGAKLNPGGVTREAKVGGGKVHGFAEKTKEPELECAVYHTRDTDLTAINAIRDATVVYESDTGDRYVLRSAFVTEQGELDAENGTINVKFSAISCERI, from the coding sequence ATGCCGCAGATCACAGGCAAGGCCGTCATCCGTGTGGACGGCGAGGAATGGCGCACCGAGGACGGCGCCAAGCTGAACCCCGGCGGCGTCACGCGCGAGGCCAAGGTGGGCGGCGGCAAAGTGCATGGTTTTGCCGAAAAGACCAAGGAACCGGAACTGGAGTGTGCCGTCTATCACACCCGGGATACGGACCTGACGGCCATCAATGCCATCAGGGACGCCACCGTGGTCTATGAATCCGATACCGGAGACCGGTACGTCCTGCGCAGCGCCTTTGTGACCGAACAGGGTGAACTGGACGCGGAAAACGGCACCATCAACGTCAAATTCAGCGCCATCTCGTGCGAAAGGATCTAG
- a CDS encoding DUF1320 domain-containing protein, which produces MYATPEDIQARYKEVYIMLAGKDAEGRPDSAAVEQALAEAASEIDAILGTRFAVPVTPAPPVLRRIAVDLAVGALPRTGATEASMYERRAREARELLNKLAAGEASLGPGYDPAPAGSGGTGRIGYVVRPSDFRRRLEDY; this is translated from the coding sequence ATGTATGCCACCCCGGAAGATATCCAGGCCCGCTACAAGGAAGTCTATATCATGCTGGCGGGCAAGGACGCGGAAGGCAGGCCGGACTCGGCCGCTGTGGAACAGGCCCTGGCCGAAGCCGCCAGCGAGATAGACGCCATCCTGGGGACGCGCTTTGCCGTGCCGGTAACACCGGCTCCGCCTGTGCTGCGCCGCATCGCCGTGGATCTGGCCGTGGGGGCCTTGCCCCGCACCGGCGCCACGGAAGCCAGCATGTACGAGCGCCGTGCCCGTGAAGCGCGGGAGCTTTTGAACAAGCTGGCCGCGGGCGAGGCCAGCCTGGGGCCGGGCTATGACCCGGCCCCGGCGGGCAGCGGCGGCACGGGACGCATCGGTTATGTCGTGCGTCCGTCCGACTTCCGCCGCCGTCTGGAGGACTACTGA
- a CDS encoding phage tail tape measure protein — MANLRTSFTLDLGGNLITRAKAFSTSISGMARQIRSSLGGLNGVAAQAGKGLEALTGRYAAGLAGLGVSYKAAQAVMDSARLDKGLMRTSQTMGLTAQQAVDARRELFAMAQRTGQPIEKLKAGLDDLGASGMEYAQALESIKAINPAMAVTGASGEQLASALSVVGESFKFDLSKAGVAVKLLDQMTVAGRLGKAELEDLSSIVSRVGVNAKSAGLSYTQSLAFIEQLSQMEKEPERLATLVDSTLRLFTNQNYLKEAAKVTGVKFYDAKGERRAAFDVLRDIAKKYQKFKTDAERDKAFSQAFAKTDLDTQRGLRYLFSAGVLDNLDKLNAEIEGASGTIARDLPDAINNSVDQVGRLKAALSQAADDFAKPFNEAIAGGIAMLLDGEGLSGKQLLGGAAAAGVAGYGALKLAGMGLSRLGGKAAGGLVSTVARQAGLAGLKLPLPVYVVNKQMSLTREAMLGQSGGAPAAPGAPGGKKAGKGKTVSGAQLDGAKSAGRGAALLTAAATVAPVLFDSDATMAQKVDAATDAAGGLAGGWAGTAAGAKAGAFLGGFLGPFGAAAGGVVGGVAGGILGSELGQSLVSTVKNWLGVGEGENPALQKTMQTFLTSMQQVVAAIPTGGIAVDVNVTGNAQAAIRSSNGNIDSGLSYSRQIANEMME; from the coding sequence GTGGCGAACCTGCGCACCTCCTTCACACTTGATCTTGGCGGCAATCTCATTACCCGGGCCAAGGCCTTTTCTACGTCCATATCGGGCATGGCCCGGCAGATACGTTCCAGTCTGGGCGGCCTCAACGGCGTGGCCGCCCAGGCCGGGAAAGGTCTTGAGGCCCTGACCGGTCGCTATGCCGCGGGCCTGGCCGGACTGGGCGTCAGCTACAAGGCGGCCCAGGCTGTCATGGACAGCGCCCGTCTGGACAAGGGACTGATGCGTACCAGCCAGACCATGGGCCTGACCGCACAGCAGGCGGTCGATGCCCGGCGCGAACTCTTCGCCATGGCACAGCGGACGGGTCAACCCATCGAGAAGCTCAAGGCCGGCCTGGATGACCTGGGGGCCTCGGGGATGGAGTATGCGCAGGCCCTGGAATCCATCAAGGCCATCAACCCTGCTATGGCCGTCACCGGGGCCAGCGGCGAACAGCTGGCCAGTGCCCTGAGTGTGGTGGGGGAAAGCTTCAAGTTTGATTTGTCCAAGGCCGGTGTGGCCGTCAAGCTGCTGGACCAGATGACCGTGGCCGGACGTCTGGGCAAGGCGGAGCTGGAAGACCTTTCCTCCATCGTTTCCCGCGTGGGCGTCAACGCCAAGAGCGCCGGATTGAGCTACACCCAGAGCCTGGCCTTCATCGAGCAGCTTTCCCAGATGGAGAAAGAGCCGGAGCGCCTGGCCACGCTGGTGGACTCCACGCTGCGTCTGTTCACCAACCAGAACTACCTGAAGGAAGCGGCCAAGGTCACGGGCGTCAAATTCTATGATGCCAAAGGCGAACGGCGGGCCGCCTTCGATGTTTTGCGGGATATCGCCAAGAAGTACCAGAAGTTCAAGACCGATGCCGAACGGGACAAGGCCTTTTCCCAGGCCTTCGCCAAGACGGATCTGGATACCCAGCGGGGCTTGCGTTACCTGTTCAGCGCCGGTGTGCTGGACAATCTGGACAAGCTCAACGCGGAGATCGAGGGCGCATCCGGGACCATCGCCCGCGATCTGCCGGACGCCATCAACAACAGTGTGGACCAGGTGGGACGCCTGAAGGCGGCGCTTTCCCAGGCCGCCGATGACTTCGCCAAGCCCTTCAACGAAGCCATCGCGGGCGGCATCGCCATGCTGCTGGATGGTGAGGGACTGTCCGGCAAACAGTTGCTGGGCGGCGCGGCCGCTGCGGGCGTGGCCGGATATGGCGCCCTCAAGCTGGCGGGCATGGGCCTTTCCCGCCTGGGCGGCAAGGCGGCCGGCGGGCTTGTCTCCACCGTGGCCCGGCAGGCTGGGCTTGCCGGGCTCAAGCTGCCGCTGCCCGTCTATGTGGTCAACAAACAGATGAGCCTTACCCGTGAGGCCATGCTGGGCCAGTCGGGCGGCGCTCCCGCAGCTCCGGGGGCTCCAGGCGGAAAAAAGGCCGGCAAGGGCAAAACGGTCTCCGGGGCACAGCTTGACGGGGCCAAAAGCGCGGGCCGGGGCGCGGCTCTTTTGACTGCGGCTGCGACAGTGGCGCCGGTCCTTTTTGATTCCGATGCCACCATGGCTCAAAAGGTCGATGCCGCGACAGACGCGGCCGGCGGCCTTGCCGGTGGTTGGGCGGGCACGGCGGCCGGCGCCAAGGCGGGCGCGTTCCTTGGCGGTTTTTTGGGGCCTTTCGGCGCTGCCGCCGGTGGTGTCGTGGGAGGCGTGGCCGGGGGCATCCTGGGCTCGGAGCTGGGACAAAGCCTTGTCTCCACCGTCAAAAACTGGCTCGGCGTTGGGGAAGGTGAAAACCCGGCTCTGCAGAAAACGATGCAGACTTTCTTGACCTCCATGCAGCAGGTCGTCGCCGCCATCCCCACGGGCGGCATCGCTGTGGACGTCAACGTGACGGGCAATGCCCAGGCCGCCATCCGGTCCAGTAACGGCAATATCGACAGCGGCCTGTCCTATTCCCGGCAGATAGCCAACGAGATGATGGAGTAA
- a CDS encoding DNA circularization protein: protein MRARSFFSNLREASFRGARFEVDDVEASGGRRVVLHEYPLRDTPYSEDLGRRAREFSVRGYIIQGRTYDYATARADVLKALEAYGPGELVHPWHGEVNVVVDDYRLRESMERGGLLELDIRFREAGQLTNPTASADTAKGVASAATSARQALKNSFLSAFAPALDEIDKVATALNDAASLAMEYLGLPQSLIAEGLAYVQSLIATPAAFFDALVWLFGGLLGNESGEKALAAPVSDASFSIASGEGTAPLESILGGSAVITIEAERVIRDTVAQVVVIETAASTAHTEYATADDALADRDAVVEGLDTIEPAADDAVFLGLAELRRAVVTDLTTRGAELPRVRSVTLPGTVPALVAAYRIHADAGRADEIVSRNRIRHPGRVPGGTPLEVLSE, encoded by the coding sequence ATGCGTGCCCGCAGCTTTTTCAGCAACCTGCGCGAGGCCTCCTTCCGGGGCGCCCGTTTCGAGGTGGACGATGTGGAAGCCTCGGGCGGTCGCCGTGTGGTGCTGCACGAGTACCCGTTGCGGGATACGCCCTACAGTGAGGACCTGGGCCGCCGGGCGCGGGAGTTTTCGGTGCGCGGCTATATCATCCAGGGCCGCACGTATGATTACGCCACGGCCCGGGCGGACGTGCTCAAGGCCCTGGAAGCCTATGGCCCCGGCGAGCTGGTGCATCCCTGGCATGGCGAGGTCAATGTGGTGGTGGACGACTACCGCCTGCGCGAGAGCATGGAGCGCGGGGGCCTGCTTGAGCTGGATATCCGCTTTCGGGAAGCCGGACAGCTCACGAACCCCACCGCATCCGCCGATACGGCCAAGGGGGTCGCTTCGGCCGCCACAAGTGCCCGGCAAGCCCTGAAGAACAGCTTTTTGTCCGCCTTCGCGCCCGCCCTGGACGAGATCGACAAAGTGGCCACGGCGCTCAATGACGCGGCAAGCCTTGCCATGGAATACCTGGGCCTGCCCCAAAGCCTTATTGCGGAAGGGCTTGCCTATGTTCAAAGCCTGATCGCCACGCCCGCGGCCTTCTTCGATGCCCTGGTGTGGCTCTTCGGAGGGCTGCTCGGCAATGAGAGCGGGGAAAAAGCCCTGGCTGCTCCCGTGTCGGATGCGTCCTTCAGCATCGCATCCGGGGAAGGCACCGCGCCGCTGGAAAGTATCCTGGGCGGCAGTGCCGTCATCACCATCGAAGCCGAGCGCGTGATCCGCGATACCGTCGCCCAGGTGGTGGTCATAGAGACCGCCGCATCCACGGCCCACACGGAGTACGCCACGGCCGACGACGCTCTGGCGGATCGGGATGCCGTGGTGGAAGGCCTGGATACCATTGAGCCGGCGGCTGATGATGCCGTCTTTCTGGGTCTTGCCGAGCTGCGCCGGGCCGTAGTGACGGACCTGACCACACGCGGCGCGGAGCTGCCGCGCGTGCGTTCCGTGACCCTGCCGGGCACCGTGCCCGCGCTGGTGGCCGCCTACCGCATCCATGCGGATGCGGGGCGTGCTGATGAGATCGTGTCCCGTAACCGCATCCGCCATCCCGGCCGCGTACCGGGCGGCACCCCGCTGGAGGTCCTGAGTGAGTGA
- a CDS encoding phage GP46 family protein, whose amino-acid sequence MRRVNDLALLPPAPLDVAGPDCGMEAGDLVAENTLRTAVILSLFLDRRADDDDVLPNGSNDRRGWWADTVAPMTEYGIGGGLASGDRIGSRLWLLSREKQLAGVLDRARHYAEEALAWLVEDGVATAVSVTASSPRSGWLALEVTITLPDSSEYRETFPLSV is encoded by the coding sequence ATGAGGCGCGTCAATGACCTGGCCCTGCTTCCCCCAGCGCCTCTGGACGTGGCCGGGCCGGATTGCGGCATGGAGGCCGGGGATCTGGTGGCCGAAAACACGTTGCGCACGGCCGTCATCCTGTCCCTGTTCCTGGACAGGCGGGCGGACGATGATGACGTTTTGCCCAACGGCAGCAATGATCGGCGCGGCTGGTGGGCAGACACCGTGGCACCCATGACGGAATACGGCATCGGTGGCGGGCTCGCTTCCGGGGACCGTATCGGTTCCCGTCTCTGGCTGCTTTCCCGCGAAAAGCAGCTTGCCGGCGTGCTGGACAGGGCACGACACTATGCCGAGGAGGCCCTTGCCTGGCTGGTGGAGGACGGCGTGGCCACAGCTGTCAGCGTCACGGCCTCCAGCCCTAGGTCTGGCTGGCTTGCGCTTGAGGTGACGATCACCTTGCCCGACTCCAGCGAATACCGGGAAACATTTCCTCTGTCCGTCTGA
- a CDS encoding DUF2190 family protein, with protein MPRTDLYVNLSITGELAPFRIVAHDGSGGYKQAKAATEAFVGTADELGKQPNGGADVAMSDQPEVEAGGAIAAGDPLTSDAQGRAVKATAAGNRIIGFACKAATDAGEIIDYQFAPGFLATAGA; from the coding sequence ATGCCCAGGACCGATCTTTACGTCAATCTTTCCATCACCGGCGAGCTGGCCCCTTTCCGCATCGTGGCCCACGACGGCAGCGGCGGCTACAAACAGGCCAAGGCCGCCACGGAGGCGTTTGTCGGCACGGCCGACGAGCTGGGCAAGCAGCCCAACGGCGGGGCCGATGTGGCCATGAGCGACCAGCCGGAAGTGGAAGCCGGCGGCGCCATTGCCGCGGGCGATCCCCTGACCAGCGATGCCCAGGGCCGCGCCGTCAAGGCCACGGCGGCCGGAAACCGCATCATCGGCTTTGCCTGCAAAGCCGCCACCGATGCCGGAGAGATCATCGACTACCAGTTCGCGCCCGGCTTCCTGGCCACGGCAGGCGCGTAA
- a CDS encoding phage baseplate assembly protein V, translating to MAVMIPGRLLRSLQRRMATLVGRAVLLAVNAGTGLQSVQVRILADEVMDGVEHMEPYGFTSNPLPGAEGVVLNVAGQRGACVGVNFGNRGVRVAGLKSGEVCIYTDEGDKITLKRDRHVEIETLHLVIRAQEDVRVETKSYAVRATQGVTYETPSFGLGGGSGGCTANIAADMAITGNTTQHGTITASGDVTAEGISTAHHTHPGDSGGTTGVPQ from the coding sequence ATGGCTGTAATGATCCCCGGGCGCCTCCTGCGCTCCCTGCAACGGCGCATGGCCACCCTGGTTGGCCGGGCCGTGTTATTGGCCGTCAATGCCGGGACAGGCCTGCAAAGCGTGCAGGTGCGCATCCTGGCCGACGAGGTCATGGACGGGGTGGAACATATGGAGCCGTATGGCTTCACCTCCAACCCCCTGCCGGGCGCGGAAGGCGTGGTCCTCAATGTGGCCGGACAGCGCGGCGCCTGCGTGGGCGTGAACTTCGGCAACCGCGGCGTGCGTGTGGCCGGTCTCAAGAGCGGCGAGGTCTGCATCTATACCGACGAGGGCGACAAAATCACCCTCAAACGGGACCGGCATGTGGAGATCGAGACCCTGCACCTTGTCATCCGGGCACAGGAAGACGTGCGCGTGGAGACAAAAAGCTACGCGGTCAGGGCCACGCAGGGCGTCACCTATGAGACGCCGTCCTTTGGTCTTGGCGGAGGATCGGGCGGCTGCACGGCGAATATTGCCGCCGACATGGCCATCACCGGCAATACCACGCAACATGGCACTATCACCGCCAGCGGCGATGTGACGGCCGAAGGCATCTCCACCGCCCATCACACCCATCCCGGCGATTCCGGCGGTACTACGGGGGTGCCGCAATGA
- a CDS encoding phage tail sheath C-terminal domain-containing protein, which translates to MAVSFNAIPADIRVPLTYIEFDNSGAVSGTPVMEWRVLLLGQAEADCAGELLKPVLMNTADQAARLWGRGSQIADMVRHAKRNSTMLEIWAMAVPDDNSAVAATGEVTLSGKCTATGVLCLYVGGRRVRVQAVGGEELAATVARVVQAVNADGELPVTAAVKEASPGVLTLTCKWKGATGNDIDLAVNLSTDDSFPAGLTASCGKMASGTADPDMENIITAMGDTWWKALVLPWNQKDGRVLLEEWLDAQFGPLRQQECQAFLAYRGTLSETSTYGNAGNSQLVSCMGIGSIPTSPWNVAAAYALQAATSLANDPARPLQTLELVGVMAPPREKRWSMEERNILLYDGIATYRIASDDTVQIEREVTMYQTNAWGSPDPSYLDVQTVATLGYWRYAVNARIQQKFPRHKLADDGTAYGPGNAVVTPSVIRAELIALMRELEEKGLVENVETFKEQLIVERNADDRNRVDVLAPPDLVNQFRIFACLTRFVL; encoded by the coding sequence ATGGCTGTCTCGTTCAATGCCATCCCCGCGGATATCCGCGTGCCGCTCACCTATATCGAGTTCGACAACTCCGGAGCCGTGTCCGGCACGCCGGTCATGGAGTGGCGCGTCCTGCTGCTGGGACAGGCCGAAGCCGACTGCGCGGGCGAGCTGCTCAAACCCGTGCTGATGAACACCGCGGACCAGGCGGCCCGCCTGTGGGGCCGGGGCAGCCAGATCGCGGACATGGTGCGCCATGCCAAGCGCAACAGCACCATGCTGGAGATCTGGGCCATGGCCGTGCCGGACGATAACTCCGCCGTGGCCGCTACCGGCGAAGTGACCCTGTCCGGCAAATGTACGGCCACGGGCGTGCTGTGCCTTTATGTGGGCGGCAGGCGCGTGCGTGTGCAGGCCGTAGGCGGTGAAGAGCTGGCCGCCACCGTGGCCCGTGTGGTGCAGGCCGTCAATGCCGACGGCGAGTTGCCCGTCACCGCCGCGGTCAAGGAAGCCTCGCCCGGTGTGCTGACCCTGACCTGCAAATGGAAGGGCGCCACGGGCAACGACATCGACCTGGCCGTCAACCTGTCCACGGACGACAGCTTCCCTGCGGGCCTTACCGCTTCCTGCGGCAAAATGGCCTCGGGCACGGCTGACCCGGACATGGAAAACATCATCACCGCCATGGGCGATACCTGGTGGAAGGCGCTGGTGCTGCCCTGGAACCAGAAGGACGGCCGTGTGCTGCTGGAAGAATGGCTGGACGCGCAGTTCGGCCCCCTGCGCCAGCAGGAATGCCAGGCTTTTCTGGCCTATCGCGGCACCCTGTCCGAGACCTCCACCTACGGCAATGCCGGGAACTCGCAGCTGGTGAGCTGCATGGGCATCGGCTCCATCCCCACCTCGCCCTGGAACGTGGCTGCCGCCTATGCCCTGCAGGCCGCGACCTCGCTGGCCAATGACCCGGCGCGGCCCCTGCAGACCCTGGAGCTTGTGGGCGTCATGGCGCCGCCCCGGGAAAAACGCTGGAGCATGGAAGAGCGCAATATCCTGCTCTATGACGGCATCGCCACCTATCGCATCGCCAGCGACGATACGGTGCAGATCGAGCGCGAAGTGACCATGTACCAGACCAATGCCTGGGGCTCGCCCGATCCCTCGTATCTTGACGTGCAGACCGTGGCCACCCTGGGCTACTGGCGCTATGCCGTCAACGCCCGCATCCAGCAGAAGTTCCCGCGCCACAAGCTGGCTGACGACGGTACGGCCTACGGGCCGGGCAATGCCGTGGTCACGCCCTCGGTCATCCGGGCGGAACTCATCGCCCTGATGCGCGAGCTGGAAGAAAAGGGCCTGGTGGAGAACGTGGAGACCTTCAAGGAACAGCTCATCGTGGAACGCAATGCGGACGACCGCAACCGCGTGGACGTGCTGGCCCCGCCGGATCTGGTCAACCAGTTCCGCATCTTCGCCTGCCTGACCCGCTTTGTCCTGTAA
- a CDS encoding phage virion morphogenesis protein: protein MAGATLEFRFQDEEVRAMARRFREQLARVRFKPLLTSIGNELITSVSRRFETGTAPDGSRWPESLRVKMTGGLTLVENHRLWDSISDTGAQVSSRSVEIGTNVEYAAIHQFGGVIRARRAKALRVPGIGFRKSVTIPARPYLGLSDTDERVIQDLTEDWLRKKLAKMRP from the coding sequence ATGGCCGGAGCCACCCTGGAGTTTCGTTTTCAGGATGAGGAAGTGCGGGCCATGGCCCGGCGCTTTCGGGAGCAGCTTGCCCGGGTGCGCTTCAAGCCTCTGCTGACCTCCATCGGCAACGAGCTGATCACGTCCGTGTCCCGCCGCTTCGAGACGGGTACGGCACCGGACGGCTCCCGCTGGCCGGAATCCCTGCGGGTCAAAATGACCGGCGGCCTGACACTCGTTGAAAACCACCGTCTGTGGGACTCCATCTCCGATACGGGGGCACAGGTATCCAGCCGCAGTGTGGAGATAGGCACCAACGTGGAATATGCCGCCATCCACCAGTTTGGCGGCGTCATCCGGGCACGTCGGGCAAAAGCGCTCCGTGTTCCCGGCATCGGCTTCCGCAAGTCCGTCACCATCCCGGCCCGGCCGTATCTGGGCCTTTCCGATACCGACGAGCGCGTCATCCAGGACCTCACCGAGGACTGGCTGCGCAAGAAACTGGCAAAAATGCGCCCGTAG
- a CDS encoding phage baseplate assembly protein, whose translation MSERKPDIILEVDGRRYGGWKSIDISRGLEQCAGTFRLSVTDRWPQQNEPRGIKAGAACRVTIDGRAVITGYVDDVEVSWSATSHEYRVSGRDKTADLVDCCPPSLQLKGADLPALARRWARLFGIEVMVEAECNKAVPGFKTEEGETCFEMLERLARANAVMLTSDGDGRLVITRAGTRKAAAALQMGGNLLRLALSSSMKDRFSEVTVKGQSAGSDTWDGPGNAQAKGTATDPNVPRYRPLTIIAEQEEFGSATTRARHEVAVRYGKGHQARALVNGWYAGTELWQPNRLADILDSSGQAMATWLIVNVSWHMDDRGCLTELSLSPREAYELLPEMPKEAKGKKGKEASLWL comes from the coding sequence GTGAGTGAACGCAAGCCCGACATTATCCTGGAGGTGGACGGCCGGCGTTACGGCGGCTGGAAGTCCATAGACATCAGCCGGGGCCTGGAGCAATGCGCCGGGACCTTCAGGTTGTCCGTCACTGACCGCTGGCCGCAGCAAAATGAACCGCGCGGCATCAAGGCCGGGGCCGCCTGCCGTGTGACCATCGACGGCCGGGCCGTCATCACGGGCTATGTGGATGATGTGGAAGTCTCCTGGAGCGCCACCTCCCACGAGTATCGCGTCTCCGGACGAGACAAAACGGCGGATCTTGTGGACTGCTGCCCGCCCTCCCTGCAACTCAAGGGCGCGGACCTGCCCGCGCTGGCCCGCCGCTGGGCCAGGCTGTTCGGCATCGAGGTCATGGTGGAAGCGGAATGCAACAAGGCCGTGCCCGGTTTCAAGACCGAAGAAGGCGAGACCTGTTTCGAGATGCTGGAACGGCTGGCGCGGGCCAATGCCGTCATGCTCACCAGCGACGGCGACGGCCGTCTGGTCATCACCCGCGCCGGCACACGCAAGGCGGCCGCCGCCTTGCAGATGGGCGGCAATCTGCTGCGCCTTGCTCTGTCCTCCAGCATGAAGGATCGCTTTTCGGAAGTTACTGTCAAAGGCCAGTCCGCCGGTTCCGATACCTGGGACGGCCCCGGCAATGCCCAGGCCAAGGGGACGGCCACCGATCCCAACGTGCCCCGCTACCGCCCCCTGACCATCATCGCGGAACAGGAGGAGTTCGGCAGCGCCACCACCCGCGCCCGCCACGAAGTTGCCGTGCGCTATGGCAAGGGGCATCAGGCCCGGGCGCTGGTCAACGGCTGGTATGCGGGAACGGAGCTCTGGCAGCCCAATCGTCTGGCCGACATCCTGGACAGCAGCGGGCAGGCCATGGCCACCTGGCTCATCGTCAATGTGAGCTGGCACATGGACGACCGGGGCTGCCTTACGGAACTTTCCCTGTCCCCCAGGGAAGCCTATGAACTGCTGCCCGAGATGCCCAAGGAGGCAAAGGGCAAAAAAGGCAAGGAGGCCTCGTTATGGCTGTAA